A region of Tachyglossus aculeatus isolate mTacAcu1 chromosome X4, mTacAcu1.pri, whole genome shotgun sequence DNA encodes the following proteins:
- the GCNT1 gene encoding beta-1,3-galactosyl-O-glycosyl-glycoprotein beta-1,6-N-acetylglucosaminyltransferase yields the protein MVARAPMSEMLKRKLRHCHFKHFFLVLLAFTLVTFFSVRKIHQKISFLNQKHLEFRGDGPNNNINCSKILQGDEDEILKAKLEMLTVRFRNRPRWTTSDYINMTKDCAFFTKKRKYILEPLSKEEAEFPVAYSIVVYHKIEMLDRLLRSIYAPQNYYCIHVDKKSPESFLAAVKGIASCFDNVFIASQLESVVYASWSRVQADLNCMKDLYRKSTNWKYLINLCGMDFPMKTNLEIVEKLKSLRGENSLETEKMPLNKEVRWKKHYEIVDGKLKNMGRDKQPPPLGTPIFSGSAYFVVSRRYVEFVLESSKVLKLIAWAKDTYSPDEYLWATIQRIPEVPGALSSSNKYDVSDMHAVARFVKWHYFEGDVSKGAPYPPCQGIHVRSVCVFGVGDLSWMLRKHHFFANKFDTDVDSYAVQCLEEYVRHKALNLPKQ from the coding sequence ATGGTGGCCAGAGCCCCGATGTCTGAAATGCTGAAGAGGAAGCTTCGTCACTGTCACTTTAAACACTTTTTCCTGGTCCTCCTGGCGTTTACTCTAGTGACCTTCTTCTCGGTTCGAAAGATTCACCAAAAGATCAGCTTTTTAAACCAAAAACATTTGGAGTTCAGAGGAGATGGTCCTAACAACAATATCAATTGCAGCAAAATTTTACAGGGCGATGAAGATGAAATCCTGAAAGCAAAGCTTGAAATGCTCACAGTGAGATTCAGAAATCGCCCTCGGTGGACTACATCCGACTACATAAATATGACCAAAGATTGCGCCTTTTTCACCAAGAAGCGCAAGTATATTCTGGAACCCCTTAGTAAGGAAGAGGCAGAGTTTCCGGTTGCCTATTCCATAGTGGTTTACCATAAAATTGAAATGCTTGACCGACTCCTAAGGTCCATCTACGCCCCCCAGAATTATTACTGCATCCATGTTGACAAAAAATCTCCCGAATCCTTTTTAGCTGCAGTGAAGGGAATTGCATCTTGCTTCGACAATGTCTTCATTGCAAGTCAACTGGAGAGTGTCGTGTACGCGTCGTGGAGCAGAGTGCAGGCAGACCTCAACTGCATGAAAGATCTCTACAGAAAGAGTACAAACTGGAAATATTTGATCAATCTCTGTGGCATGGATTTCCCCATGAAGACCAACCTGGAAATTGTAGAGAAGTTAAAGTCCTTAAGGGGTGAAAACAGCTTAGAAACAGAGAAAATGCCTTTGAACAAGGAAGTCAGGTGGAAGAAGCATTATGAGATTGTCGATGGCAAACTGAAGAACATGGGACGCGACAAACAGCCCCCACCTCTCGGTACGCCTATCTTTTCTGGCAGCGCCTATTTTGTGGTCAGCAGAAGATACGTAGAGTTTGTGCTGGAGAGTAGCAAAGTACTTAAGCTCATCGCGTGGGCTAAAGATACCTACAGCCCTGATGAATACTTGTGGGCCACCATTCAAAGAATCCCCGAAGTTCCTGGGGCGCTTTCTTCCAGCAATAAGTATGACGTTTCGGATATGCACGCGGTCGCCAGGTTTGTGAAGTGGCATTACTTTGAAGGAGATGTTTCCAAGGGGGCTCCGTATCCACCATGCCAGGGGATTCACGTCCGCTCTGTGTGCGTGTTTGGAGTGGGAGACTTGAGCTGGATGTTACGGAAACACCACTTCTTTGCCAACAAGTTTGATACTGACGTTGACTCCTATGCAGTCCAGTGCCTAGAGGAGTACGTGAGACATAAAGCTCTGAATCTGCCCAAACAGTAA